A single region of the Lathamus discolor isolate bLatDis1 chromosome 13, bLatDis1.hap1, whole genome shotgun sequence genome encodes:
- the GPS1 gene encoding COP9 signalosome complex subunit 1 isoform X1: MPLPVQVFNLQGAVEPMQIDVDPQEDQQNAPDINYVVENPTLDLEQYASSYSGLMRIERLQFIADHCPQLRVEALKMALSFVQRTFNVDVYEEIHRKLSEATRELQNTPDAVPDSGIEPPPLDSAWVEATRKKALLKLEKLDTDLKNYKGNSIKESIRRGHDDLGDHYLDCGDLSNALKCYSRARDYCTSAKHVINMCLNVIKVSVYLQNWSHVLSYVSKAESTPEIAEQRGERDSQTQAILTKLKCAAGLAELAARKYKQAAKCFLLASFDHCDFPELLSPSNVAVYGGLCALATFDRQELQRNVISSSSFKLFLELEPQVRDIIFKFYESKYASCLKMLDEMKDNLLLDMYLAPHVRTLYTQIRNRALIQYFSPYVSADMRKMATAFNTTVAALEDELTQLILEGLINARIDSHSKILYARDVDQRSTTFEKSLLMGKEFQRRAKAMILRAAVLRNQIHVKSPPREGSQGELTPANSQSRMSTNM; this comes from the exons ATGCCGCTGCCCGTCCAGGTCTTTAACTTGCAG GGTGCAGTAGAACCCATGCAGATTGACGTAGATCCACAAGAAGATCAGCAAAATGCACCTGATATCAACTATGTGGTGGAGAACCCCACTCTG GATTTGGAGCAGTACGCCTCGAGCTACAGTGGGCTGATGCGAATCGAGCGGCTGCAGTTCATTGCTGATCACTGCCCCCAGCTGCGGGTGGAAGCTCTCAAGATGGCTCTTTCATTTGTCCAGAGAACTTTCAATGTTGATGTGTACgaagaaatacacagaaagtTGTCTGAGGCCACCAG agaacTGCAGAATACACCTGATGCTGTCCCTGATAGTGGAATTGAACCCCCTCCTCTTGATTCAGCTTGGGTTGAAGCTACACGCAAAAAAGCTCTTCTTAAACTGGAGAAACTCGACACAGATCTGAAAAATTACAAAGGGAACTCCATCAAGGAGAGTATCAG GAGAGGCCATGATGACTTAGGGGATCATTACCTTGACTGTGGGGACCTCAGCAACGCTCTCAAGTGTTACTCACGAGCCCGTGATTACTGCACCAGTGCTAAACATGTTATCAACATGTGCCTCAATGTCATCAAG GTCAGTGTCTACCTCCAGAATTGGTCTCATGTTCTGAGCTATGTAAGCAAGGCTGAGTCTACACCAGAAATTGCAGAA caaagaggagaaagagacaGCCAGACACAAGCAATTCTCAccaaactgaaatgtgcagcag GCTTGGCTGAACTAGCTGCTCGGAAGTACAAACAGGCAGCAAAGTGCTTCTTACTAGCATCATTTGATCACTGTGATTTCCCTGAG CTGTTATCTCCCAGCAATGTGGCCGTGTATGGGGGTCTCTGTGCCCTTGCTACCTTTGACCGTCAGGAACTGCAACGAAATGTTATCTCCAGCAG CTCCTTCAAATTGTTCTTGGAGCTGGAGCCACAGGTTCGTGACATCATCTTCAAGTTTTATGAATCTAAATATGCTTCGTGCCTGAAGATGCTGGATGAGATGAAG GACAACCTGCTGCTGGACATGTACCTTGCACCTCATGTCAGGACACTTTATACCCAGATTCGAAATCGTGCCCTTATTCAG taCTTCAGCCCCTATGTGTCAGCAGATATGCGCAAGATGGCCACTGCTTTTAATACTACAGTGGCTGCTCTGGAAGATGAACTTACACAGCTGATCCTGGAGGGACTGATCAATGCCAGAATAGACTCGCACAGTAAG ATTCTTTACGCTCGAGATGTAGATCAGCGTAGCACAACTTTTGAGAAGTCTTTACTAATGGGCAAAGAGTTTCAGCGCCGTGCCAAAGCCATGATCCTGCGTGCTGCGGTCTTGCGCAACCAAATACATGTGAAG TCTCCTCCAAGAGAAGGTAGCCAAGGGGAACTTACTCCAGCAAACAGCCAGTCCAGGATGAGCACCAACATGTGA
- the GPS1 gene encoding COP9 signalosome complex subunit 1 isoform X2 produces the protein MQIDVDPQEDQQNAPDINYVVENPTLDLEQYASSYSGLMRIERLQFIADHCPQLRVEALKMALSFVQRTFNVDVYEEIHRKLSEATRELQNTPDAVPDSGIEPPPLDSAWVEATRKKALLKLEKLDTDLKNYKGNSIKESIRRGHDDLGDHYLDCGDLSNALKCYSRARDYCTSAKHVINMCLNVIKVSVYLQNWSHVLSYVSKAESTPEIAEQRGERDSQTQAILTKLKCAAGLAELAARKYKQAAKCFLLASFDHCDFPELLSPSNVAVYGGLCALATFDRQELQRNVISSSSFKLFLELEPQVRDIIFKFYESKYASCLKMLDEMKDNLLLDMYLAPHVRTLYTQIRNRALIQYFSPYVSADMRKMATAFNTTVAALEDELTQLILEGLINARIDSHSKILYARDVDQRSTTFEKSLLMGKEFQRRAKAMILRAAVLRNQIHVKSPPREGSQGELTPANSQSRMSTNM, from the exons ATGCAGATTGACGTAGATCCACAAGAAGATCAGCAAAATGCACCTGATATCAACTATGTGGTGGAGAACCCCACTCTG GATTTGGAGCAGTACGCCTCGAGCTACAGTGGGCTGATGCGAATCGAGCGGCTGCAGTTCATTGCTGATCACTGCCCCCAGCTGCGGGTGGAAGCTCTCAAGATGGCTCTTTCATTTGTCCAGAGAACTTTCAATGTTGATGTGTACgaagaaatacacagaaagtTGTCTGAGGCCACCAG agaacTGCAGAATACACCTGATGCTGTCCCTGATAGTGGAATTGAACCCCCTCCTCTTGATTCAGCTTGGGTTGAAGCTACACGCAAAAAAGCTCTTCTTAAACTGGAGAAACTCGACACAGATCTGAAAAATTACAAAGGGAACTCCATCAAGGAGAGTATCAG GAGAGGCCATGATGACTTAGGGGATCATTACCTTGACTGTGGGGACCTCAGCAACGCTCTCAAGTGTTACTCACGAGCCCGTGATTACTGCACCAGTGCTAAACATGTTATCAACATGTGCCTCAATGTCATCAAG GTCAGTGTCTACCTCCAGAATTGGTCTCATGTTCTGAGCTATGTAAGCAAGGCTGAGTCTACACCAGAAATTGCAGAA caaagaggagaaagagacaGCCAGACACAAGCAATTCTCAccaaactgaaatgtgcagcag GCTTGGCTGAACTAGCTGCTCGGAAGTACAAACAGGCAGCAAAGTGCTTCTTACTAGCATCATTTGATCACTGTGATTTCCCTGAG CTGTTATCTCCCAGCAATGTGGCCGTGTATGGGGGTCTCTGTGCCCTTGCTACCTTTGACCGTCAGGAACTGCAACGAAATGTTATCTCCAGCAG CTCCTTCAAATTGTTCTTGGAGCTGGAGCCACAGGTTCGTGACATCATCTTCAAGTTTTATGAATCTAAATATGCTTCGTGCCTGAAGATGCTGGATGAGATGAAG GACAACCTGCTGCTGGACATGTACCTTGCACCTCATGTCAGGACACTTTATACCCAGATTCGAAATCGTGCCCTTATTCAG taCTTCAGCCCCTATGTGTCAGCAGATATGCGCAAGATGGCCACTGCTTTTAATACTACAGTGGCTGCTCTGGAAGATGAACTTACACAGCTGATCCTGGAGGGACTGATCAATGCCAGAATAGACTCGCACAGTAAG ATTCTTTACGCTCGAGATGTAGATCAGCGTAGCACAACTTTTGAGAAGTCTTTACTAATGGGCAAAGAGTTTCAGCGCCGTGCCAAAGCCATGATCCTGCGTGCTGCGGTCTTGCGCAACCAAATACATGTGAAG TCTCCTCCAAGAGAAGGTAGCCAAGGGGAACTTACTCCAGCAAACAGCCAGTCCAGGATGAGCACCAACATGTGA